The Longimicrobium sp. region CCCGGCCATCACCATCAGGTCCCACAGCTGGCGCCGGCCGGCGCGCTCGATCCCCCGGACCAGGTGGAGCTTGACGGGCTCCTCGTGGGGGAGGTCCCGGCCGGCGGCCGCGTCCGCGCGGTCCCAGCCGGCCAGGTACCCCTGTGCCCACGCGCTCAACTCTTCGGGCGACACGCCCAACACTCCGGCTCCGGGCACGGCGGGAGCTGCTCCAGCATGGCCCGATGTGTGGCGCACAGCCGGACGCCCGGCCGGCACCATCGGCACTCCCGGATCTCCGCGGCCAGCTCCGCAATGATCAGATCCTCAACCGCCAGATACAGGGCCAAAAGCACCATGTGATCAAGCACGATAATCACCGTTATCGTGCATCCACCGGCGTGGAGCCGGTGGCGCACTCGTGGCAGGACACCGGGCACCTGAGCGTCACCCGGTGGTATCGCTGGTACGCCTCCCGCTCGTCCAGTTCGGCATCGTCCGCGGCCGCGGCGGCGTTACGGTCGGCGGCCTCCGCCACGCTGGCGCGCTCCTCCGGCGTGAGTTCGGCATCCTCCGCGGCCGCCGCTTCGTCGCGTTCGCGCTCGTCGTCCACCTCATCGGCCGTGAGTCCCATCCGGTCCAGCTCCGCGGCGAACGCCACGTGGATGTCCTCGGTGCCGTGGGGAAGCTCGTCCCAGGAGAACAGGCGCGGGCCGATGGGCCCGAACGCGTCGTCCAGCTCCTCTGCGGTCACCTTGCTCGGGATGTGTGCGGCCAGCGCGGCGACGATGCGCTTGGTGGCGTCGTCCCACAGGTCGATGGACACGCCGGCCAGCTCGTCCGCGGCGCGCCGCGCGGCGCGCCGTGCGTAGGTGCGGCGGGTGGCGTCCACCCGCGCCTCATCGGTAGTCATGGCCGGAGACGCTACACCCGCGTGTCCACTGTTGCCAACAGTTGACACGGGAGCGTAGTGTCCCCCTCGTGCCGATCATTCCGGGCCCGTCGCGGCCGTATGACGTGGCGCGCACCTACCTGGACGAGCGCGCCGGAGCGGGGGAGCCGCTGGCTCTGTGGAGGGACGACTGGTACACCCATCGGGGCGCCGTCTGGGAGCCCGTGGACCGGCGGGACGTGCGCGCGGACCTGGTGCGGTGGCTGGACGATGCGGAGATGCTGGCGGACGGCCGGCCGGTCCCGTGGGGGCCCATCCGTGACAAGACGATCACGGACATCCTGGCGTTGCTGGGGGACCTGGCACTCCGCCGGGCCAGTGAGGGCCCCACCGTGGGGATGTTCCTGGCGGACGTGTGGCTGAACGCGGACATGGAGCCGCGGGAGTACACGCCGGCCGTCTGGAACACCTCGGTAGCCAGCTACCGGTGGGACGTGCGCGCGGAGTGCCCACGGACGCTGGCGTGGCTATCGGACATCCTCTCCGCCGCGGACGTGGAGGTCCTGCGTCAGTGGCTCGGATACCTGGTGTCCGGGCGTACGGACCTCCAGAAAATGCTGGTGATGATCGGGCCACCGCGCTCCGGAAAGGGGACGCTGCTGTGGCTCATGGAGGAGCTGTTGGGGCCCGGCTCCACGGCCAGCGTGGCGAAGCTGAGCGTGTTCGCGGAGACGTTCGGGCTGGAGTCGTTCCTGGGCAAGCGACTCGTGGTGATGCCGGATGTGCGGTGGACCAGCCAGCACACGGCGGACGCCGTGCCGGAGATTCTGTCCATCACCGGGTGCGATGCCCGGGACGTGAACCGTAAGAACAAGACCACCTGGCATGGCCGCCTGGCCGTCCGCTTCGTGGCCGCGTCCAACGACACGCCATCCATGGCGGACGCCTCCGGCGCGCTGGCCGGCCGGATGATCACCATCACCATGTCCAAGAGCTTCCTGGGCAAGGAGGACCCGGCGCTCCGGGACGCGCTCCGGGAGGAGCTGCCGGGCATCCTCCAGTGGGCGCTGGGTGGTCTGCGGGAGCTGGAGCGCGCCGGCCGCTTCGTGGAGTCCCAGGAGTCCGTGGAGGCGCGCGAAGAGATGCGCCGGAGCGCGAACCCGCTGTTCTTGTTCATTGAGGATGACTGTGTGAAGGGCCCGTACGCGTGCGTACTGCTGGACACGCTCTATGAGCGGTACGAATCGTGGTGCCGAAAGTGGGGCTATTCAAGGCTTCCCGCACACATAG contains the following coding sequences:
- a CDS encoding phage/plasmid primase, P4 family; protein product: MARTYLDERAGAGEPLALWRDDWYTHRGAVWEPVDRRDVRADLVRWLDDAEMLADGRPVPWGPIRDKTITDILALLGDLALRRASEGPTVGMFLADVWLNADMEPREYTPAVWNTSVASYRWDVRAECPRTLAWLSDILSAADVEVLRQWLGYLVSGRTDLQKMLVMIGPPRSGKGTLLWLMEELLGPGSTASVAKLSVFAETFGLESFLGKRLVVMPDVRWTSQHTADAVPEILSITGCDARDVNRKNKTTWHGRLAVRFVAASNDTPSMADASGALAGRMITITMSKSFLGKEDPALRDALREELPGILQWALGGLRELERAGRFVESQESVEAREEMRRSANPLFLFIEDDCVKGPYACVLLDTLYERYESWCRKWGYSRLPAHIVSRQLQNTYRGEITTERVRRPSDGVRVRWLRGVTLRMDPRYSQGPLTGILYLEPPVPDEPVPDPVPDAVPDEYGP